A stretch of Raphanus sativus cultivar WK10039 unplaced genomic scaffold, ASM80110v3 Scaffold3103, whole genome shotgun sequence DNA encodes these proteins:
- the LOC130506315 gene encoding NAC domain-containing protein 30, which translates to MDNIMHMPPGFRFHPTEEELVGYYLDRKINSMKSALDVIVEIDLYKMEPWDIQARCTLGYEEQNEWYFFSHKDRKYPTGTRTNRATAAGFWKATGRDKAVLSKNSVIGMRKTLVYYKGRAPNGRKSDWIMHEYRLQNSELAPVQEEGWVVCRAFRKPIPNQRPLGYEPWQSQLYHVDSSNNYSSSATMNTSHHIGASSSSHNLNQMKMSNNHYNANNVSSSMHQYGNIELPQLDSPSLSPSLGTNKDQNEGFEQEEEKNFNCVDWRTLDSLLETQVTHPQNPNALMSSFETQSYNPAQSFPSMLQNYNHEVETNIHDSLGCFPDS; encoded by the exons ATGGATAACATAATGCATATGCCACCAGGATTCCGATTTCATCCGACAGAGGAAGAACTCGTCGGTTATTACCTAGATAGGAAGATCAATTCAATGAAGAGTGCTTTAGATGTCATTGTGGAGATTGATCTCTACAAAATGGAGCCGTGGGATATTCAGG CGAGATGCACACTAGGGTATGAAGAGCAAAATGAGTGGTATTTCTTTAGCCACAAGGACAGGAAGTACCCGACCGGGACTAGGACCAATAGAGCCACGGCCGCTGGGTTCTGGAAGGCCACCGGAAGAGACAAGGCGGTGCTTTCAAAGAACAGTGTCATAGGAATGCGGAAGACACTTGTCTATTACAAAGGTCGAGCTCCTAATGGAAGAAAATCCGATTGGATCATGCACGAATACCGTCTCCAAAACTCTGAGCTTGCCCCGGTTCAG GAGGAAGGCTGGGTCGTTTGTCGAGCATTTAGGAAGCCGATTCCAAACCAGAGGCCATTAGGGTACGAGCCATGGCAGAGCCAGCTCTACCACGTTGATAGTAGTAACAACTACTCATCTTCAGCGACAATGAACACGAGTCATCATATCGGTGCCTCTTCATCGAGCCATAACCTTAACCAAATGAAAATGAGCAATAATCACTACAATGCCAATAACGTATCCTCATCGATGCATCAATATGGTAACATCGAGCTCCCTCAGCTGGACAGCCCCAGCTTGTCGCCGAGTCTAGGGACGAATAAAGATCAGAATGAGGGATTcgagcaagaagaagagaagaacttCAACTGTGTGGACTGGAGAACACTAGATAGCTTGCTTGAGACACAAGTCACACATCCACAAAACCCTAATGCCCTAATGTCTTCGTTCGAGACGCAGTCGTATAATCCGGCGCAGAGCTTCCCTTCCATGCTTCAAAACTATAATCATGAGGTTGAAACAAATATACATGATTCTCTTGGATGTTTCCCTGACtcgtaa